One Mesorhizobium sp. J428 DNA segment encodes these proteins:
- a CDS encoding Gfo/Idh/MocA family protein, with the protein MAPRIAVLGCGYWGSNHIRTLKSLGALHAVSDANPARAEGFAVEQEVLAIAPDDLFARDDIDAIVMALPPQFHAEMAIRAVEAGKDVLVEKPIALTVPDAERSVAAAKAAGRIFMTGHVLRFHPAFETLKDLIDRGDLGEIKYIHSHRLGLGKFHTENDALWDLAPHDLSMILAITGAAPVEVRGEGAALLDHLSDFAHLHMRFPNGLRSHLFTSRLNPYRERRLTVVGTKSMAVFDDVEPWERKLAVYRHAVWQDSGHWAFTANEPTYVPVGEGMPLTRELQHFLSCIETRAEPRTSGEEAIGVLRILTAGTVTHD; encoded by the coding sequence ATGGCGCCGCGCATAGCAGTCCTTGGCTGCGGATATTGGGGCAGCAACCATATCCGCACCCTGAAGTCGCTCGGCGCCCTTCATGCCGTCTCCGACGCCAATCCGGCCCGCGCCGAGGGATTCGCCGTCGAGCAGGAGGTGCTGGCGATCGCGCCCGACGACCTGTTCGCCCGCGACGACATCGACGCCATCGTGATGGCGCTGCCGCCGCAGTTCCACGCCGAGATGGCGATCCGCGCCGTCGAGGCGGGCAAGGATGTGCTGGTCGAGAAGCCGATCGCGCTCACCGTGCCGGACGCCGAGCGCTCCGTTGCCGCCGCCAAGGCGGCGGGGCGCATCTTCATGACCGGCCACGTTCTGCGCTTCCACCCCGCCTTCGAGACGCTGAAGGACCTGATCGACCGCGGCGACCTCGGCGAGATCAAATACATCCACTCCCACCGCCTCGGCCTCGGCAAGTTCCACACCGAGAACGACGCGCTGTGGGACCTCGCGCCACACGACCTGTCGATGATCCTCGCCATCACCGGGGCGGCCCCTGTCGAGGTGCGCGGGGAGGGAGCGGCGCTGCTCGACCATCTCTCCGATTTCGCGCATCTGCACATGCGCTTTCCCAACGGGCTGAGGAGCCATCTCTTCACCTCGCGGCTCAACCCCTATCGCGAGCGCCGGCTGACGGTGGTGGGCACCAAGTCGATGGCGGTGTTCGACGACGTCGAGCCGTGGGAGCGCAAGCTCGCCGTCTACCGCCACGCAGTCTGGCAGGACAGCGGCCACTGGGCTTTCACGGCCAACGAGCCGACCTATGTGCCGGTGGGCGAGGGCATGCCGCTGACGCGCGAGCTGCAGCACTTCCTCTCCTGCATCGAGACCCGGGCGGAGCCGCGCACCAGCGGCGAGGAGGCGATCGGCGTGCTGAGGATTCTCACCGCCGGCACCGTAACGCACGACTGA
- a CDS encoding DUF1153 domain-containing protein encodes MTDLIRPRVKYVIGPDGSPLTIADLPPSNTRRWVIRRKAEVVAAVRGGLLSLEEACQRYKLTTEEFLSWQASIDEYGLAGLRTTRIQQYRH; translated from the coding sequence ATGACCGATCTGATCAGACCGCGCGTCAAGTATGTCATCGGGCCGGACGGCAGTCCCCTCACCATTGCCGACCTGCCCCCGTCGAACACGCGTCGCTGGGTCATCCGCCGCAAGGCCGAAGTCGTGGCCGCTGTCCGCGGCGGTCTCCTCAGCCTCGAAGAGGCGTGCCAGCGCTACAAGCTCACCACCGAGGAATTCCTGTCCTGGCAGGCCTCGATCGACGAATACGGCCTCGCGGGGCTGCGCACTACGCGTATCCAGCAATACCGGCACTGA
- a CDS encoding DegT/DnrJ/EryC1/StrS aminotransferase family protein, with the protein MQFIDLAAQRARINDRLKAAIDKVVNEGKYILGPEVAAFEKQLADYVGVKNVIACANGTDALLLPLYASGIGPGDAVFVPSFTFAATAEVVALAKAEPVFVDIDPDTYNMDIESLEAAIAMVKAEGRLKPRAIIPVDLFGLAADYDAIGAIAARENLMVIEDAAQAVGGVRKGVKCGAFGDVASTSFYPAKPLGCYGDGGAMFTNDDALAERLRSFAFHGKGETQYDNVHVGLNSRLDTIQAAILIEKLAILEDEMVAREAVAKRYAERLAGIVKPARMPADNRSAWAQYAIETPVRDGLKAHLQSQGIPSVIYYVKPLHLQVAYEKFPRAPGGLPVSEALPQRILCLPMHPYLTEADQDRICEEIAGYVGHNAAIAAE; encoded by the coding sequence ATGCAGTTCATCGATCTCGCAGCCCAGCGCGCACGTATCAACGACCGTCTCAAGGCCGCGATCGACAAAGTGGTGAACGAAGGCAAATACATCCTCGGGCCGGAGGTTGCCGCCTTCGAAAAGCAGCTCGCCGACTATGTCGGGGTGAAGAACGTGATCGCCTGCGCCAACGGCACGGATGCGCTGCTCCTGCCGCTCTATGCCAGTGGAATCGGCCCCGGCGACGCCGTCTTCGTGCCGAGCTTCACTTTCGCAGCGACGGCCGAGGTGGTGGCGCTGGCCAAGGCCGAGCCGGTCTTCGTCGATATCGATCCCGACACCTACAACATGGACATCGAAAGCCTCGAGGCGGCGATCGCCATGGTCAAGGCGGAGGGGCGCCTGAAGCCTCGTGCGATCATCCCGGTCGACCTGTTCGGGCTCGCCGCCGACTACGACGCGATCGGCGCGATCGCCGCGCGCGAGAACCTTATGGTCATCGAGGATGCGGCGCAGGCCGTCGGCGGCGTGCGCAAGGGCGTGAAGTGCGGCGCCTTCGGCGACGTGGCCTCCACCAGCTTCTATCCGGCCAAGCCGCTGGGCTGCTACGGCGACGGCGGGGCGATGTTCACCAATGACGACGCGCTTGCCGAGCGGCTGCGCTCCTTCGCCTTCCATGGCAAGGGCGAGACGCAGTACGACAACGTCCATGTCGGCCTCAATTCCCGCCTCGACACCATCCAGGCCGCCATCCTGATCGAGAAGCTCGCCATCCTGGAAGACGAGATGGTCGCGCGCGAGGCCGTCGCGAAGCGCTATGCCGAGCGTCTCGCCGGCATCGTCAAGCCGGCGCGGATGCCGGCGGACAACCGCTCGGCCTGGGCGCAGTATGCGATCGAGACTCCGGTGCGCGACGGGCTGAAGGCGCATCTCCAGTCGCAGGGCATTCCGTCGGTCATCTACTACGTCAAGCCGCTGCACCTGCAGGTGGCGTATGAGAAGTTCCCGCGCGCGCCTGGCGGCCTGCCGGTGTCGGAGGCGCTGCCGCAGCGCATCCTGTGCCTGCCAATGCACCCCTATCTCACGGAAGCCGACCAGGATCGCATCTGCGAGGAGATCGCCGGCTATGTCGGGCACAACGCCGCGATCGCGGCCGAGTAG
- the mnmA gene encoding tRNA 2-thiouridine(34) synthase MnmA has product MTKNSLDLPGRPEDTRVVVAMSGGVDSSVVAGLLKRQGYDVVGVTLQLYDHGAATHRPGSCCAGRDIDDARRVSETLGIPHYVLNYEQRFREAVIDPFTASYAAGETPIPCVACNQTVKFADLLATARDLGADALATGHYIRSRANGAHRALYRPVDADRDQSYFLFATTQEQIDFLRFPLGDLPKPQVRELAAEMGLSVAQKQDSQDICFVPQGRYSDIIAKLRPDAAAPGDIVHLDGRVLGRHEGILHYTIGQRRGIGVATGDPLYVVHIDAAHARVVVGPREALETRKVILRDMNWLGDAPLENLPAEGVELFARVRSTRRPAPAILRWTEGRAEVELSAGEQGVAAGQACVLYDGERDGARVFGGGFIARSQRAPEAEAMLRRMGVEGSRLSA; this is encoded by the coding sequence ATGACAAAGAACAGCCTCGACCTACCCGGACGTCCCGAAGACACGCGCGTCGTCGTCGCGATGTCGGGCGGCGTGGATTCTTCCGTCGTGGCGGGGCTGCTCAAGCGCCAGGGCTATGACGTGGTCGGCGTAACGCTGCAGCTCTACGACCACGGCGCTGCGACCCACAGGCCGGGCTCCTGCTGCGCCGGGCGCGATATTGACGATGCGCGCCGCGTCTCCGAGACGCTCGGCATCCCGCATTACGTGCTGAACTACGAGCAGCGCTTCCGCGAGGCGGTGATCGACCCGTTTACAGCGAGCTACGCCGCCGGCGAGACGCCGATTCCCTGCGTCGCCTGCAACCAGACGGTCAAGTTCGCCGACCTGCTGGCGACCGCGCGCGACCTCGGCGCGGACGCGCTCGCCACCGGCCACTATATTCGCTCGCGTGCGAACGGAGCCCATCGCGCGCTCTACCGGCCGGTCGATGCCGACCGCGACCAGAGTTATTTCCTCTTCGCCACGACGCAGGAGCAGATCGATTTCCTGCGCTTCCCCCTCGGCGACCTGCCGAAGCCGCAGGTGCGCGAGCTCGCCGCCGAAATGGGCCTGTCGGTGGCCCAGAAGCAGGACAGCCAGGACATCTGCTTCGTGCCGCAGGGGCGCTATTCGGACATCATCGCCAAGCTGAGGCCCGACGCCGCCGCGCCGGGTGACATCGTGCATCTCGATGGCCGCGTGCTCGGCCGCCACGAAGGCATCCTGCACTACACGATCGGCCAGCGGCGCGGCATCGGCGTGGCGACCGGCGACCCGCTCTATGTCGTGCATATCGACGCAGCGCATGCGCGCGTCGTCGTCGGTCCGCGCGAGGCGCTGGAGACGCGCAAGGTGATTTTGCGCGACATGAACTGGCTGGGTGACGCACCGCTCGAGAATTTGCCCGCCGAGGGCGTCGAGCTCTTCGCCAGGGTGCGCTCGACTCGGCGTCCCGCGCCCGCTATCCTGCGCTGGACGGAGGGACGGGCGGAGGTAGAGCTTTCCGCCGGCGAGCAGGGCGTGGCCGCGGGCCAGGCCTGCGTGCTCTACGACGGCGAGAGAGATGGCGCGCGTGTGTTCGGCGGCGGCTTCATCGCCCGCTCGCAGCGCGCGCCCGAGGCCGAGGCCATGCTGCGCAGAATGGGCGTGGAAGGCTCGCGCCTGTCCGCCTGA
- a CDS encoding paraquat-inducible protein A has protein sequence MRFLLPAVLCGATFSFALGITLPLIRVDRFLILSDEPSLVAMVASLWNAGEWAIASLILAFSIVFPAMKLYLLHAAAFSAADDGHRLPGWFRSLSNWSMLDVVLVALVIFAAKTSGLATAITQPGLWFFAGSVVLTVLAAALVKSRAAAN, from the coding sequence ATGCGGTTTCTGCTCCCGGCCGTCCTGTGCGGCGCAACCTTTTCCTTCGCGCTGGGCATCACCCTGCCGCTGATCCGGGTAGACCGTTTCCTGATCCTCTCCGACGAACCGTCCCTCGTCGCCATGGTCGCAAGCCTGTGGAACGCCGGCGAATGGGCGATTGCCAGCCTGATCCTCGCCTTCTCGATCGTCTTCCCGGCAATGAAACTTTACCTGCTGCACGCGGCCGCCTTTTCGGCGGCAGACGACGGCCACCGGCTGCCCGGGTGGTTCCGCAGCCTGTCGAACTGGTCGATGCTGGATGTCGTGCTGGTGGCGCTGGTGATCTTCGCGGCGAAGACGAGCGGCTTGGCGACGGCTATTACGCAGCCCGGCCTGTGGTTCTTCGCCGGATCGGTGGTGCTGACGGTCCTGGCCGCGGCGCTGGTGAAGTCACGAGCCGCGGCGAATTGA